One Nitrospira sp. DNA window includes the following coding sequences:
- a CDS encoding Putative pre-16S rRNA nuclease YqgF — protein sequence MKGQRILAIDHGSKRIGFALSDELGWTAQPLETFHRRNQDADIRHIQELVRQHEVGRVVVGMPLRLDGEVGPAAKVVEAFVQLLEPALSIPVVTWDERMTTRSAEDVLIAADVSRRKRKGIVDRVAAAILLQSYLASLEEPSTVSPEGGLNEFEVPESLPVHHERVDDAEEIDHRADPGGGDACGHRRLSGAALGSKSRR from the coding sequence ATGAAGGGCCAACGGATTCTCGCCATCGACCATGGCTCCAAGCGGATCGGGTTCGCCCTGAGCGATGAACTCGGGTGGACGGCCCAACCGCTGGAGACGTTTCACCGGCGGAATCAGGATGCGGACATCCGGCATATTCAGGAGTTGGTCCGGCAGCATGAGGTCGGGCGGGTCGTCGTCGGGATGCCGCTGCGGCTGGATGGAGAAGTCGGTCCTGCGGCCAAAGTCGTCGAGGCCTTCGTTCAGCTGCTGGAGCCGGCCCTGTCTATTCCGGTGGTCACCTGGGACGAACGGATGACGACGAGGTCGGCGGAAGATGTGCTGATTGCCGCCGATGTCAGCCGCCGAAAACGCAAGGGCATCGTCGATCGCGTCGCGGCGGCGATTCTGTTACAAAGTTATCTGGCGAGTTTGGAGGAGCCGTCCACTGTTTCTCCCGAGGGCGGGCTGAACGAGTTCGAGGTCCCCGAGTCCCTGCCGGTTCATCACGAACGAGTCGATGATGCAGAAGAGATCGATCATAGGGCTGATCCTGGCGGCGGTGATGCTTGCGGGCATCGCCGGCTATCAGGTGCTGCGCTGGGCTCAAAGTCCCGTCGCTAG
- a CDS encoding Murein endolytic transglycosylase MltG, with protein MATILKREHLIRSSFAFSLLGRTRDIDRKIQPGEYELDAGMASKEILIKLLAGRVVLHPVTIPEGYTMAQIAEVLAAENITDVKEFTKLVRDRSFITTLGVEADSLEGYLFPETYSFARGTKAKDVIKTMVDGLYHVWGADLQEQAARLKLSLHQVLTLASVIEKETGVKDERELIAAVFHNRLRKKIPLQSDPTVIYGLPAFDGNIHKRDLSSLSPYNTYRVQGLPPGPIASPGAHSLRAALFPAQAPYLYFVSRNDGTHHFSSTLAEHNEAVEKYQKQPFRKRPRARLMARGA; from the coding sequence GTGGCGACTATTTTGAAGCGCGAGCATCTGATCCGCAGTTCTTTCGCATTCTCGTTGCTCGGCAGGACGCGTGACATCGATCGAAAGATCCAGCCCGGTGAATATGAGTTGGATGCCGGCATGGCGTCGAAGGAGATTTTGATCAAGCTGTTGGCCGGCCGTGTGGTGCTGCATCCGGTGACGATCCCGGAGGGCTACACGATGGCCCAGATCGCCGAGGTGTTGGCGGCGGAGAATATCACGGACGTGAAGGAATTTACGAAGCTGGTTCGCGACCGCTCCTTCATCACGACCCTCGGCGTCGAAGCGGATTCGTTGGAGGGCTATCTCTTTCCGGAAACCTATTCCTTCGCCCGGGGAACGAAGGCGAAGGATGTCATCAAGACCATGGTGGACGGACTCTACCATGTGTGGGGGGCCGACCTGCAGGAGCAGGCGGCCCGCCTGAAATTGTCCCTGCACCAGGTGTTGACGCTGGCCTCGGTGATCGAAAAGGAAACGGGGGTCAAGGACGAGCGCGAACTGATCGCCGCGGTTTTTCACAACCGCTTACGGAAAAAGATTCCGCTGCAGAGCGATCCGACCGTGATTTACGGCTTGCCCGCCTTCGATGGAAACATCCATAAGCGCGATCTTTCCAGTCTGAGTCCCTACAATACCTATCGAGTGCAGGGTCTCCCGCCGGGACCGATCGCCAGTCCCGGAGCCCACTCGCTTCGCGCGGCGCTGTTTCCCGCCCAGGCCCCCTACCTCTATTTCGTCTCGCGCAACGACGGGACCCATCACTTCTCCTCCACCCTGGCCGAGCACAATGAAGCGGTGGAGAAATATCAGAAGCAGCCGTTTCGTAAGCGCCCCAGAGCCCGTCTCATGGCTCGCGGCGCGTAA
- a CDS encoding Deoxyribose-phosphate aldolase, whose product MGVQPWNETLPRYLDHTVLRPDATKADVLRLCAEAKEQGFVVIFVPPCYVDEAVAAVAATEVQVGIPIGFPLGGHSTHTKVTEAIEAVARGVRVLDMVINISRLKSGDYDLVRNDMAAVVQATAGVNHKVILETCLLTREEKVTACRLAVEAGMDYVKTSTGFSQAGATVEDVLLMKEAVAGRAKVKASGGIRDWKTARELLEAGADRIGTSASLNIVSEWRARRVP is encoded by the coding sequence ATGGGTGTTCAGCCGTGGAATGAGACCCTCCCTCGTTACCTCGATCACACCGTTCTGCGTCCGGATGCCACCAAGGCCGATGTGTTGCGACTCTGCGCAGAGGCCAAGGAGCAGGGGTTCGTCGTCATCTTTGTTCCGCCCTGTTATGTGGATGAGGCGGTCGCAGCCGTTGCCGCGACGGAGGTGCAGGTCGGGATTCCAATCGGCTTTCCCCTCGGCGGGCACTCGACCCACACGAAGGTGACGGAAGCCATCGAGGCGGTCGCGCGCGGCGTCAGGGTGCTGGACATGGTCATCAACATCAGCCGGTTGAAGTCCGGCGACTACGACCTGGTGAGAAACGATATGGCCGCCGTCGTCCAGGCGACAGCGGGAGTGAACCATAAGGTGATTCTGGAAACCTGCCTGTTGACGCGCGAGGAAAAAGTGACGGCCTGCCGTTTGGCGGTCGAAGCGGGCATGGACTATGTGAAGACCTCGACGGGATTTTCGCAAGCCGGGGCGACGGTGGAAGACGTTCTCCTGATGAAAGAGGCGGTCGCAGGTCGGGCGAAGGTGAAGGCGTCGGGCGGCATCAGGGATTGGAAGACCGCGCGAGAGTTGCTGGAGGCCGGCGCGGACCGGATCGGCACCAGCGCCAGCCTGAACATCGTGAGCGAGTGGCGTGCGCGGCGCGTTCCGTGA
- a CDS encoding Phosphopentomutase, whose translation MITRIVLLVLDGLGIGALPDAESYGDGGCNTLQRLAAISKGLALPNLEQLGLGHLGQFQGIRPMVQPEGCFGRLGFATKGKNSLSGHWELAGYLIEEDVRPCETFTDELQTALEVSLGQKTLGNCRAVSLEPIDGFGGQHQKSGAPIAWIDRTGTIFLAAHEQVVPPEELYRLAREARKVLKQQLSIVRVVACPFVGRQGTWTVTGRRRDFAVEPPGLTLLDHLSRASQLVMGIGKVGDLFSGRGVTRSVTLFQPEAVMDEVVGLFSKVPRGLIYANLPVIGSDLQTTVSALQQFDRRLRDLQECLKIGDVLIVTGDHGFDCARPTPGHSREYVPCLVTGPRLARGVNLGTRQTAADLGQTIGEALGATRLPWGDSFLDALHSR comes from the coding sequence ATGATCACTCGCATCGTGTTACTGGTCTTGGATGGGTTGGGGATCGGCGCGTTGCCCGACGCGGAATCCTACGGCGACGGCGGTTGCAACACGCTCCAGCGGTTGGCGGCCATTTCCAAAGGACTTGCCCTGCCGAATCTCGAACAGCTCGGCCTCGGACACTTGGGACAATTTCAAGGCATCCGACCGATGGTTCAGCCGGAGGGCTGTTTCGGCAGACTCGGGTTTGCCACCAAGGGGAAAAACTCTCTCTCCGGACATTGGGAACTGGCCGGGTACCTGATCGAAGAGGACGTGCGTCCCTGCGAGACCTTTACGGATGAATTACAAACGGCGCTGGAAGTCTCATTGGGCCAGAAGACCCTGGGCAACTGCCGGGCGGTGAGCCTTGAGCCGATCGATGGATTCGGCGGACAGCACCAAAAATCAGGAGCGCCGATCGCCTGGATCGACAGGACCGGCACCATTTTTCTGGCGGCTCATGAGCAGGTGGTTCCGCCGGAGGAACTCTATCGCTTGGCGCGCGAAGCCAGGAAGGTGCTCAAGCAGCAACTTTCCATTGTGCGGGTGGTGGCCTGTCCGTTCGTCGGGCGGCAGGGAACATGGACAGTGACGGGACGGCGGCGTGATTTTGCGGTGGAGCCACCGGGCCTCACGCTGCTCGATCACTTGAGCAGGGCCAGCCAGCTTGTGATGGGGATCGGCAAGGTCGGTGATCTGTTCAGCGGGCGTGGAGTCACGAGGTCCGTGACGTTGTTTCAGCCGGAAGCGGTGATGGATGAAGTCGTGGGACTGTTCAGCAAGGTACCTCGTGGATTGATCTATGCCAACCTCCCGGTCATCGGCTCCGATCTGCAGACGACGGTGTCGGCCCTGCAACAATTCGATCGCCGGCTCCGCGACCTTCAGGAATGTCTCAAGATCGGCGATGTCCTGATCGTCACCGGCGACCATGGTTTCGACTGCGCACGCCCTACGCCGGGCCATTCGCGGGAGTATGTCCCCTGCCTCGTGACCGGACCTCGACTTGCGCGCGGGGTGAATCTGGGGACCAGACAGACGGCGGCGGATCTGGGCCAAACGATCGGAGAGGCGCTGGGGGCGACCAGGTTGCCCTGGGGAGACAGTTTCCTCGATGCACTGCATTCTCGGTAG
- a CDS encoding RidA family protein has product MSIDARLKALGIELPPPPKPVASYVPAVLAGDLLFLSGILPFRDGQVVITGKLGQEVTVERGAEAARLALLNALAVVKQELGSLDRVRRIVRVVGHVASAAGFAQQPAVINGASDLLVQLFGEAGRHARVALGAAELPLHAAIELELLVQVNQS; this is encoded by the coding sequence GTGTCGATTGACGCCAGATTGAAGGCTCTCGGCATCGAATTGCCGCCTCCGCCCAAACCGGTCGCCAGTTATGTGCCGGCGGTTCTCGCCGGCGATCTCCTTTTTCTCAGCGGAATCTTGCCGTTTCGTGACGGCCAGGTCGTCATCACGGGGAAGCTGGGCCAAGAGGTGACGGTGGAACGAGGAGCCGAGGCGGCCAGGCTGGCGCTGTTGAACGCGCTGGCGGTGGTGAAGCAGGAATTGGGGTCGCTGGACCGCGTGCGGCGGATCGTGCGTGTGGTCGGTCATGTCGCATCCGCTGCCGGATTCGCGCAGCAACCAGCGGTCATCAACGGGGCATCAGATCTGTTGGTACAGCTGTTCGGCGAGGCCGGCCGCCACGCCAGGGTGGCGCTCGGGGCGGCGGAACTGCCCCTGCATGCGGCGATCGAACTTGAATTGTTGGTCCAGGTGAACCAGTCATAG
- a CDS encoding cell surface receptor IPT/TIG domain protein, with protein sequence MKSIIRVIIGAFLLAGSFHSGDAGAEAPALQPDAAVPGATLSITGKGFGPFKSTRFNQVTFQGTPALIQRWEPDIIEVRVPFQASNGPVEVIIGKKHLKAGQFTRLQPTIHSLTPAEAEPGTILEIAGEHFGHTAGPRDPNTIFGVNSVMVGDVTVRVRKWRDDKIEVELPANVQTGDVVVKMASSDPLADGSCCAPVQHVVSNAMPVRVLASVRVDPVSGPVGTKVVLFGKGFGATRNPEDGVSFGGHPATISQWTDTAIVVHVPLDAQSGPVVMKRNGQERTVGTYTVQTPRATGLTPSQAPIGTLLKITGENFGFYSEAGSTPYNYLDFAKSENTVEIGGVPAIVYRWGNDRIDVWVPYSVKSGPVVVKRAANTPKPDGTCCTDKKVVETEVGMFTLITPKIDSYSPTSGGLDDVVTITGSGFGAFLKTAEPSKVGITDNVYARTAPELGENVSRTEVLFNGVGAIVLSWTDSEIKVRIPRRNVFGAGKPGEFNPDLSSGPLVVRRGSWDLLPDGSCCTVKKWLTLEAGPFTIESKGLPDASYWRNPATEHTHHQQ encoded by the coding sequence ATGAAATCCATCATACGTGTCATCATCGGTGCCTTTCTGTTGGCGGGGTCTTTTCATTCTGGTGATGCAGGAGCGGAGGCGCCGGCCCTTCAGCCCGATGCCGCAGTACCGGGAGCCACCCTCTCGATCACCGGAAAGGGGTTCGGCCCATTCAAGTCGACGCGCTTCAACCAAGTGACGTTCCAGGGAACGCCGGCCCTCATTCAACGTTGGGAGCCGGACATCATCGAAGTGAGGGTGCCGTTCCAGGCGAGCAATGGACCGGTCGAGGTCATCATCGGCAAGAAGCATCTGAAGGCAGGACAATTCACGCGGTTACAACCCACGATTCACTCCCTGACGCCGGCCGAGGCGGAACCGGGGACGATTTTGGAAATCGCCGGTGAACATTTCGGCCACACGGCCGGGCCCCGCGACCCGAACACGATTTTCGGCGTCAACAGCGTCATGGTCGGCGACGTGACCGTGCGCGTGCGCAAGTGGCGCGATGATAAAATCGAGGTCGAATTGCCGGCCAATGTCCAGACCGGTGATGTCGTGGTCAAAATGGCCTCGTCCGACCCCCTCGCCGACGGCTCCTGCTGTGCGCCGGTTCAACATGTGGTGAGCAATGCGATGCCGGTGCGGGTCCTTGCCTCGGTGCGTGTCGATCCGGTGAGTGGTCCGGTAGGAACCAAGGTGGTGCTCTTCGGCAAGGGATTCGGCGCGACGAGAAATCCTGAGGATGGGGTGTCGTTCGGCGGTCATCCGGCGACCATCTCGCAGTGGACCGATACGGCGATCGTGGTGCACGTGCCCTTGGATGCGCAAAGCGGCCCGGTCGTGATGAAACGCAACGGTCAGGAGCGGACCGTCGGAACCTATACCGTGCAGACGCCTCGGGCGACCGGTCTCACTCCCTCGCAGGCCCCGATCGGGACCTTGCTGAAGATTACCGGGGAAAATTTCGGGTTTTATTCGGAGGCCGGCTCGACTCCTTATAATTATCTCGATTTTGCAAAAAGTGAAAACACCGTCGAGATCGGCGGCGTGCCGGCCATCGTCTATCGGTGGGGCAACGACCGGATCGATGTCTGGGTGCCCTACAGTGTGAAAAGCGGACCGGTAGTGGTGAAACGCGCCGCCAATACCCCGAAGCCGGACGGCACCTGTTGCACCGACAAGAAGGTCGTGGAGACCGAGGTCGGGATGTTTACCCTGATCACCCCGAAGATCGATTCCTATAGTCCGACTTCCGGCGGGCTGGACGATGTGGTCACGATCACGGGGAGCGGGTTCGGCGCGTTTCTCAAGACTGCGGAGCCGAGCAAGGTGGGCATCACCGACAACGTCTATGCCAGGACCGCCCCCGAGTTGGGGGAGAACGTGTCGCGCACCGAGGTGTTGTTCAACGGAGTGGGGGCGATCGTGTTGTCCTGGACCGATAGTGAAATCAAGGTCCGCATCCCTCGCCGCAATGTGTTCGGTGCCGGCAAGCCGGGCGAGTTCAATCCCGATCTTTCGTCGGGGCCGCTGGTGGTCCGCCGTGGATCGTGGGATTTGTTGCCGGACGGGTCCTGTTGCACGGTGAAGAAGTGGCTGACGCTGGAAGCCGGTCCCTTTACGATCGAGTCCAAGGGACTGCCCGATGCGAGTTATTGGCGCAATCCCGCGACTGAACACACTCACCACCAACAATGA
- a CDS encoding 16S rRNA (uracil(1498)-N(3))-methyltransferase → MPAFFIPSSDVHGSEITLTGDLCHHLQASLRVKPGESLWLTDEQRRRYHVQVSQLARQGLTVRILERREGPAETGPSLLLVQALLKGDHMDWVLQKASELGVRTVLPLVSQHGVVRPQAGRLAAQLSRWQRIATEAAQQSEQWQPPLVLEPLDSRRFFTALPATCALILAERREAIGLSKVPLPTQPTESLALIIGPEGGWAEEELSQALAQGCQQVSLGAHILRAETAAVTAVGIVQSRLGRLG, encoded by the coding sequence ATGCCGGCCTTTTTCATCCCCTCATCCGACGTTCACGGAAGCGAGATCACCCTCACCGGCGACCTCTGCCACCATCTGCAGGCTAGTCTGCGCGTCAAACCGGGAGAGTCTCTGTGGCTCACCGATGAACAGAGGCGACGGTACCATGTCCAGGTGTCGCAGCTGGCCCGACAGGGGTTGACGGTCCGAATCCTGGAACGACGGGAGGGTCCGGCCGAGACCGGCCCGTCCTTGCTGCTCGTCCAAGCCCTGCTCAAGGGTGACCACATGGATTGGGTACTGCAGAAGGCCAGCGAGTTGGGCGTGCGGACGGTCCTTCCCCTCGTCTCCCAACACGGCGTCGTGCGACCGCAGGCAGGCCGGCTTGCAGCCCAGTTGTCTCGCTGGCAACGTATCGCCACGGAAGCGGCGCAACAGTCTGAACAGTGGCAACCCCCGCTTGTCCTAGAACCGCTGGACTCACGACGTTTCTTTACGGCTTTACCTGCCACCTGTGCGCTGATCTTGGCGGAACGCCGGGAGGCGATCGGTCTATCGAAGGTGCCGTTGCCCACCCAGCCCACGGAGAGCCTGGCCTTGATCATAGGCCCTGAAGGGGGCTGGGCCGAGGAAGAACTCTCGCAGGCACTCGCACAGGGCTGTCAGCAGGTCAGCCTCGGCGCACACATCCTTCGTGCGGAAACCGCCGCCGTCACTGCTGTCGGTATTGTCCAGAGTCGGTTGGGACGATTGGGATAA
- a CDS encoding Chaperone protein DnaJ, which produces MAKRDYYETLGVERTASDDEIKKAFRKLARQHHPDLHSSPEQKKSAEEKFKEINEAYEVISDQEKRRRYDTFGHAGGPQGAEGFDFGGQGGFGDIFNDIFEDFFGQPRGRARAERGNDLQYNLDLTFEESVFGKEAKLKIPRWETCSDCKGTGARSATAIKMCPACKGQGQLRFQQGFFSVSRPCGQCEGAGQIITEPCPACNGRQRIRKERMLSVQIPAGIESGMRLRLANEGEHGMQGGPQGDLYVAITVKPHPLFRREGQDIACDLPVNLVTAILGGRVEVPTLKGNTFMKIPAGTQPNKVLRLKGLGFPSLKGSHTGDQVFNVKIEIPTKLSPRQKELLEEFAKESGYTKDSDGEGFFDKMKTFFE; this is translated from the coding sequence GTGGCCAAGCGCGATTATTACGAAACCCTCGGTGTAGAGCGGACCGCCTCCGACGACGAGATCAAGAAGGCATTCCGCAAACTCGCCCGCCAGCACCATCCGGATCTCCATAGCTCCCCGGAACAGAAAAAATCAGCGGAAGAGAAGTTCAAGGAGATCAACGAAGCCTACGAAGTCATCAGCGACCAGGAGAAACGGCGACGGTACGATACCTTCGGCCATGCCGGCGGACCGCAAGGGGCGGAAGGATTCGACTTCGGCGGACAAGGCGGCTTCGGCGACATCTTCAACGACATCTTCGAGGATTTCTTCGGCCAACCGCGAGGCCGCGCAAGGGCCGAACGCGGCAATGACCTCCAATACAACCTCGACCTCACGTTCGAAGAATCGGTGTTCGGAAAGGAAGCGAAGCTCAAGATCCCACGCTGGGAAACCTGCTCGGACTGTAAAGGCACCGGTGCACGGTCGGCCACCGCCATCAAGATGTGCCCGGCCTGCAAAGGGCAAGGCCAGTTGCGGTTCCAGCAGGGATTTTTCAGCGTCAGTCGGCCTTGCGGTCAATGCGAGGGGGCGGGACAAATCATTACCGAGCCCTGCCCCGCCTGCAACGGACGGCAGCGCATCCGTAAGGAGCGCATGTTGTCCGTCCAGATCCCGGCCGGTATCGAATCGGGCATGCGACTGCGGCTGGCGAATGAAGGCGAGCATGGGATGCAAGGCGGGCCGCAGGGAGACCTGTACGTCGCCATCACCGTGAAGCCCCATCCCCTCTTCCGACGCGAAGGTCAGGATATCGCCTGCGACCTCCCTGTGAACCTGGTGACCGCGATTCTAGGCGGCCGGGTGGAGGTGCCGACCCTCAAGGGAAACACCTTCATGAAGATTCCCGCCGGCACGCAGCCGAACAAGGTCCTTCGATTGAAGGGACTCGGATTTCCCAGCCTCAAGGGGAGCCATACCGGAGACCAAGTCTTCAACGTGAAGATCGAAATCCCGACGAAGCTCAGTCCGCGCCAAAAGGAATTGCTCGAAGAATTCGCCAAGGAAAGCGGTTACACCAAAGACAGCGACGGCGAAGGCTTCTTCGACAAGATGAAAACCTTCTTCGAATAG
- a CDS encoding Chaperone protein DnaK yields the protein MGKVIGIDLGTTNSCVAIMSGGDPVVIANAEGSRTTPSVVAITDKSERLVGQIAKRQAITNPENTIFSVKRLMGRKFRSKEVQEAMKRLPYKVVEADNGDAHVELRGKRYSPPEISAMILQKMRQTAEDYLGEKVTEAVVTVPAYFDDSQRQATKDAGQIAGLNVLRIINEPTAASLAYGLDKKKDERIAVYDLGGGTFDVSILEIGEGVFEVKSTNGDTYLGGDDFDQRVMDWLVEEFKKDQGIDLRKDRMALQRLKEAAERAKIELSSSQESEINLPFITADASGPKHMVTKLSRSKLEQLVDDLVQRTIEPCRKALADAGVSAKDIQEVVLVGGMTRMPKVIQVVKEFFGKEPHRGVNPDEVVAIGAGVQGGVLKGEVKDVLLLDVTPLSLGIETLGGVFTKLIERNTTVPTKKSQVFSTAADNQTAVTIRVFQGEREMANDNKLLGQFDLVGIPPAPRGMPQIEVAFDIDANGIVHVSAKDLATQKEQSIKITASSGLSKEEVDKLVKDAQAHTEEDKKRRRVAEARNQADSLLYSTEKNLKEHGDKIGEDDKNKITEAIAGLRKAMEGDDPGAIESATQTLTTASHKLAEEMYKKASAAAGPGTDAGAAGDGGAQQAKTDEKVVDAEFEEVDKDKK from the coding sequence ATGGGCAAAGTCATCGGAATCGACCTCGGTACGACGAACTCCTGCGTCGCCATCATGAGCGGTGGAGACCCGGTCGTCATCGCCAACGCGGAAGGAAGCCGCACGACGCCGTCGGTGGTGGCCATCACCGACAAGAGCGAGCGTTTGGTCGGGCAAATCGCCAAGCGGCAGGCCATCACCAATCCTGAAAACACCATCTTCTCCGTGAAGCGGCTGATGGGCCGGAAATTCAGGAGTAAGGAAGTCCAGGAAGCCATGAAGCGGCTTCCGTACAAGGTGGTGGAGGCGGACAACGGCGATGCGCATGTCGAACTGCGCGGGAAGCGTTACAGCCCGCCGGAAATCTCGGCGATGATTCTGCAGAAGATGCGGCAGACCGCCGAAGATTACCTCGGCGAAAAGGTCACCGAAGCGGTGGTCACGGTCCCGGCCTACTTCGACGACAGCCAGCGCCAGGCCACCAAGGACGCAGGCCAGATCGCCGGATTGAACGTCCTCCGCATCATCAACGAACCGACGGCGGCCTCGCTCGCCTACGGCCTCGACAAGAAGAAAGATGAGCGCATCGCCGTCTATGACCTCGGCGGCGGCACCTTCGACGTGTCCATCCTCGAGATCGGCGAAGGCGTGTTCGAGGTGAAGTCCACGAACGGCGACACCTATCTCGGCGGCGACGATTTCGATCAACGCGTGATGGACTGGCTCGTCGAGGAGTTCAAGAAGGATCAGGGCATCGATCTGCGCAAGGACCGCATGGCGCTGCAACGCCTCAAGGAAGCGGCGGAACGGGCCAAGATCGAACTCTCGTCCTCACAGGAAAGCGAGATCAACCTGCCCTTCATCACGGCGGACGCCAGCGGTCCGAAGCACATGGTCACGAAACTCTCCCGCTCCAAGTTGGAGCAGCTCGTCGATGACCTCGTGCAGCGGACGATCGAGCCCTGCCGGAAGGCGCTGGCCGACGCCGGTGTCAGCGCAAAGGATATTCAGGAAGTGGTGCTGGTCGGCGGCATGACCCGCATGCCGAAAGTCATCCAGGTCGTCAAGGAGTTCTTCGGAAAAGAACCGCATCGCGGTGTGAATCCGGACGAAGTGGTCGCCATCGGAGCCGGCGTGCAGGGCGGCGTGTTGAAGGGCGAAGTGAAAGACGTGCTGCTCTTGGACGTCACGCCCCTGTCGCTCGGCATCGAAACGCTCGGCGGCGTCTTTACAAAACTGATCGAGCGCAACACGACGGTGCCGACGAAGAAGAGCCAGGTCTTCTCGACCGCCGCCGACAATCAGACCGCCGTGACCATTCGGGTGTTCCAGGGCGAGCGGGAAATGGCGAACGATAATAAGTTGCTGGGGCAATTCGATCTCGTCGGGATCCCCCCCGCCCCGCGTGGCATGCCGCAAATCGAAGTCGCGTTCGACATCGATGCCAACGGCATCGTCCACGTCTCGGCGAAAGACCTTGCCACGCAGAAGGAGCAATCCATCAAGATTACGGCCTCCAGCGGACTGAGCAAGGAAGAAGTCGACAAGCTCGTCAAAGACGCCCAGGCCCATACGGAAGAAGACAAGAAGCGCCGCCGCGTCGCCGAAGCCCGCAACCAGGCCGACTCCCTGCTGTACAGCACCGAGAAGAACCTGAAGGAGCACGGCGACAAGATCGGCGAAGACGACAAGAACAAGATCACCGAGGCGATCGCGGGACTGCGTAAAGCGATGGAAGGCGACGATCCCGGAGCCATCGAATCCGCGACGCAAACACTGACCACGGCCTCGCACAAACTGGCCGAAGAAATGTATAAGAAGGCCTCTGCAGCTGCCGGGCCCGGCACGGACGCAGGTGCGGCAGGTGACGGCGGCGCCCAACAGGCCAAGACCGATGAGAAGGTCGTGGATGCCGAGTTCGAAGAAGTAGACAAGGACAAGAAATAA
- a CDS encoding Heat shock protein GrpE, whose amino-acid sequence MSEDDKNTQSIDNLDGSLDASSETVGGSDQDTNEMRQALEAKTDECKGLNEKYLRLAAEFDNYKRLAQRDQREQIKFGNEQILKELLPVVDNLERAIKSAKGTNSVDALTQGVELTLKQLLGALTKFGVTPVESVGLAFDPATQQAVAQVPSDSVPENHVVEEYQKGYLLQDRILRAAMVTVSTGAPN is encoded by the coding sequence ATGTCTGAAGACGACAAGAACACGCAAAGTATCGACAATTTAGACGGTTCTCTCGACGCATCCTCCGAGACAGTCGGTGGATCCGACCAAGACACGAATGAGATGCGGCAAGCCCTTGAAGCCAAGACCGACGAGTGCAAGGGTCTCAATGAGAAGTATTTGCGGTTGGCGGCCGAATTCGACAACTACAAACGGCTGGCTCAGCGAGACCAGCGGGAACAAATCAAATTCGGCAACGAACAGATTCTGAAGGAACTCCTGCCGGTGGTGGACAACCTCGAGCGGGCGATCAAGTCGGCGAAGGGGACGAATTCCGTCGATGCGCTGACGCAGGGAGTGGAATTGACGCTCAAACAGCTCCTGGGCGCATTGACCAAATTCGGCGTCACGCCTGTGGAAAGCGTAGGGTTGGCATTCGACCCAGCCACGCAACAGGCGGTCGCCCAAGTGCCGTCGGACAGCGTCCCTGAAAACCACGTCGTGGAAGAGTACCAAAAGGGCTATCTCCTCCAGGACCGCATCCTTCGAGCCGCGATGGTGACCGTCTCGACCGGAGCGCCGAATTAG
- a CDS encoding Pantothenate kinase type III, CoaX-like, which produces MKFRAGLRYTGATMLLAIDIGNTNVVWGLFEGSTLRGHWRLATESRRTDNEYGMLFLSLLRTAGLSPDQITGSILSSVVPALTATFESMVQTYFHHNPVIVGPDIDSGLTLRYANPKEIGSDRIVNAAAAYARYRADLIIVDFGTATTFCAVTKSAEYLGGVIAPGLGISADALFSRTAKLPKVEIIRPKTVIGSDTVGGIQSGLLFGYVGLVDGIVRRMERELGHSSVVIATGGLAPVIAQETESIQEVRPFLTLEGLELLYHRNRLA; this is translated from the coding sequence ATGAAATTTCGCGCGGGGTTGCGCTACACTGGCGCCACGATGCTCTTGGCGATCGACATCGGCAACACCAACGTGGTCTGGGGCCTGTTCGAAGGGTCCACCTTGCGCGGGCATTGGCGACTGGCCACGGAATCCCGGCGAACCGACAATGAATACGGCATGCTGTTTTTGAGTTTGCTCCGGACAGCCGGACTCAGCCCGGACCAGATCACCGGCTCGATTCTCTCCAGCGTGGTACCGGCGCTGACTGCGACCTTCGAGTCGATGGTGCAGACCTATTTTCATCACAACCCGGTGATCGTGGGTCCCGATATCGACTCCGGCCTGACCCTGCGCTATGCGAACCCGAAGGAAATCGGCAGCGACCGCATCGTCAATGCCGCAGCCGCCTATGCGCGCTACCGTGCCGACCTCATCATCGTCGATTTCGGCACCGCCACGACCTTTTGCGCCGTGACGAAATCCGCCGAGTATCTCGGCGGCGTGATCGCGCCTGGTCTGGGCATTTCAGCCGACGCCCTGTTTTCCCGGACCGCCAAGTTGCCCAAGGTGGAAATCATCCGGCCCAAGACCGTGATCGGCAGCGATACGGTCGGCGGCATCCAGAGCGGCCTGTTGTTCGGCTATGTGGGACTGGTCGATGGCATCGTCCGACGCATGGAGCGGGAACTGGGACATTCCTCCGTCGTCATCGCCACCGGCGGCCTGGCCCCGGTCATCGCCCAGGAAACCGAATCCATCCAAGAGGTCCGTCCATTCCTGACGCTGGAAGGGTTGGAATTGTTGTACCATCGAAACCGTCTGGCCTAG